In SAR324 cluster bacterium, a genomic segment contains:
- a CDS encoding carboxyl transferase domain-containing protein, with product MILERYRLDNPFATKQTESDASVSTYARMVQRGQELIELPRRGGGPDRIRTQHSKDRMTVWERIRVLTEQEPHITFQNWGPQLDGASIVTGILNIQGRDVAFYGHDFTVRAGSMDATNGAKIARQILMAAEHGMPLIGMNDSAGAFVPAGVGGLDGYSEAFAAMRRISGIVPSIMLMFGYNAGGGAYLPRQGSFLIQPQQTFFGLTGPNVVREALGEDIAPDDLGGPKVHTQSGVVDLEAPDELDTLRLSLRLLSYLPDNNHSLSQFSNSFGSLDEKVEEEEVLLEKTFSNPVTGFNTQLDMRLFLQQIVDHGDYFEIQPSRARQVITAFARLGGHVAGFICNNSAFNSGNIDVHASRKVAKFVRFCNLYNIPTVFLMDVTGFAPGSEQETLGIVQAGREMMDAIIDLRVPRLTLIVRNAFGGAYCAWNSYHIGADFVFSLPTARIAVMGPAGRQYIYKDDFRNIHQQYEQNVAAGMSNLEAAAIRDQALAGLTTRYEEQLLNPEEALRLGSVSQLVPPGFSRKALGQTLAYTMRHYEPKPMAGAHRE from the coding sequence ATGATCTTGGAACGCTACCGTCTGGACAACCCCTTTGCGACAAAACAAACCGAGTCAGATGCTTCCGTCTCGACCTATGCTCGGATGGTACAACGTGGTCAGGAGTTGATCGAATTACCTCGTCGAGGAGGTGGACCAGACCGGATTCGGACACAGCATAGCAAGGATCGGATGACGGTCTGGGAGCGTATCCGGGTCCTGACTGAACAGGAACCCCACATTACTTTTCAGAATTGGGGCCCTCAACTCGATGGAGCTTCAATCGTCACAGGAATTCTTAACATCCAGGGACGTGATGTCGCCTTCTATGGTCATGATTTCACTGTTCGTGCAGGTTCGATGGACGCCACTAACGGTGCCAAGATTGCCCGTCAAATTCTGATGGCTGCCGAGCATGGAATGCCGTTGATTGGCATGAACGACTCGGCAGGAGCCTTTGTGCCAGCTGGTGTGGGTGGGCTGGATGGGTATTCAGAAGCCTTCGCGGCCATGCGTCGAATCAGCGGAATTGTTCCCTCCATCATGCTGATGTTTGGCTACAATGCCGGTGGTGGCGCCTACTTACCTCGACAAGGTTCTTTCCTGATTCAGCCTCAGCAGACATTTTTTGGCCTCACGGGCCCCAACGTTGTGCGTGAAGCACTCGGAGAAGACATCGCGCCAGATGATCTAGGTGGCCCTAAGGTACATACTCAGAGCGGAGTCGTTGACCTGGAAGCCCCAGATGAGTTGGACACCTTGCGACTGTCTTTGCGATTGCTCAGTTATCTGCCCGATAACAATCACTCACTTTCCCAATTTAGCAACTCTTTCGGTTCACTCGATGAGAAGGTGGAAGAGGAAGAAGTTCTGCTCGAAAAAACTTTTTCCAACCCAGTAACGGGCTTTAACACCCAACTGGATATGCGACTTTTTCTGCAACAAATTGTAGACCACGGGGACTATTTCGAAATTCAACCTTCCCGAGCCCGACAAGTGATCACAGCCTTTGCTCGTCTGGGTGGACATGTTGCTGGATTTATCTGCAACAATAGCGCTTTCAACTCCGGCAATATTGATGTTCATGCTTCGCGCAAGGTCGCCAAGTTCGTGCGCTTCTGTAATCTCTACAACATCCCCACTGTCTTCCTGATGGATGTTACGGGATTTGCACCAGGATCTGAGCAGGAAACTTTGGGAATTGTGCAAGCTGGTCGTGAGATGATGGACGCCATCATTGACCTGCGGGTTCCACGGCTGACGCTGATTGTACGCAACGCCTTTGGTGGTGCCTATTGTGCCTGGAACAGCTACCACATTGGTGCAGACTTTGTCTTCTCTCTACCAACTGCGCGTATCGCCGTAATGGGACCGGCTGGACGGCAGTATATTTATAAGGATGATTTCCGAAATATCCATCAGCAATATGAGCAGAACGTGGCAGCTGGAATGTCTAACTTGGAAGCAGCAGCCATTCGTGATCAAGCTCTTGCCGGACTAACCACACGCTACGAAGAGCAGCTGCTCAACCCAGAAGAGGCGCTACGGCTCGGCTCCGTTTCACAGCTGGTGCCTCCAGGTTTCAGCCGTAAAGCCCTTGGGCAAACGCTGGCCTACACAATGCGCCACTACGAACCGAAACCAATGGCTGGTGCTCACCGAGAATAG
- the gcvT gene encoding glycine cleavage system aminomethyltransferase GcvT has translation MSSTTLNKTPLHDWHLQSGAFMTDFGGWHLPVRYQSDKQEHQAVREAVGLFDVSHMGELLVEGASAADLLQYTTCNDISKIPVGAARYNALTTPTGGAWDDLLVYHLAEEHYLLVVNAANQDQDFNWLQEQNSRFGANLRNVGSDYALLALQGPLAVDVLESISDLPVRDLRYYRFLEGELLGCPVLLSRTGYTASDGFELYLSPQHAEAIWTKLLEGGASFGIEPCGLSARDSLRLEGGLHLYGHELGQDISLYEAGLGWIIKPEKGDFIGKEALLRSKENPQRKLVGFQMQEFGIPRHGFPILNQEEQTVGSVTSGLLSPTLNAPIGMAYVPTELSEIGSTFLVQVRKRRLAAEVVRLPFYQISRST, from the coding sequence ATGAGTTCGACTACCTTAAATAAGACCCCACTACATGACTGGCATCTGCAATCCGGTGCCTTCATGACCGACTTTGGTGGCTGGCATTTGCCAGTGCGCTATCAGAGTGATAAGCAGGAGCATCAAGCGGTTCGAGAAGCTGTGGGACTTTTTGACGTCAGCCACATGGGAGAACTGCTGGTGGAAGGGGCGAGCGCAGCGGACTTGCTGCAATACACGACCTGCAACGACATTTCAAAAATCCCAGTTGGTGCCGCACGCTACAACGCACTGACTACTCCAACAGGAGGAGCCTGGGATGATCTGCTCGTCTATCATCTGGCCGAAGAACACTACCTGCTGGTCGTCAATGCAGCCAACCAGGATCAGGATTTCAATTGGTTGCAAGAACAAAACTCTCGGTTTGGTGCCAACCTACGCAATGTGGGCAGTGACTACGCTTTACTCGCGCTGCAGGGCCCTCTCGCTGTGGATGTGCTTGAATCAATCAGTGATTTGCCTGTTCGAGACTTGCGCTACTATCGCTTTCTGGAAGGAGAATTACTCGGCTGCCCTGTGCTGTTGAGCCGTACTGGCTACACTGCCAGCGATGGATTTGAGTTATATCTGTCACCACAGCACGCAGAAGCCATCTGGACAAAACTGTTGGAAGGCGGTGCCTCTTTTGGCATCGAACCCTGTGGTCTGAGCGCACGAGATAGTCTGCGCCTGGAAGGTGGACTACATCTCTATGGGCACGAACTAGGTCAGGATATTTCCCTATACGAAGCGGGACTGGGTTGGATCATCAAACCTGAGAAGGGTGACTTCATTGGTAAAGAAGCCCTACTACGTTCCAAAGAGAATCCACAGCGCAAGCTGGTAGGTTTTCAGATGCAGGAATTTGGTATTCCCCGTCATGGATTCCCGATCCTGAATCAAGAAGAGCAGACTGTTGGCAGCGTGACGAGCGGCCTTCTTTCGCCAACACTCAACGCTCCTATTGGGATGGCTTATGTTCCCACGGAGTTGTCCGAGATCGGCAGCACCTTCCTTGTACAGGTGCGTAAGCGACGGCTAGCTGCAGAAGTTGTGAGGTTGCCTTTTTATCAGATTTCCCGCTCTACTTGA